Below is a genomic region from candidate division KSB1 bacterium.
TGGATCGCGCCATAAAACCGGTTTTATAGTCGCTTTAAAAGTATCATCCTGTGCTGATAGTTTTTTAATGATCGCATTGAATTCCGACAAAACTTCTCCTAAGGTTTCTCCGGGAAGTGTACGCCTTTCCAGTTGCATTTTACATGTTTCCGCATAAGTAAACGGCTCACTGCCGCCATTGATAACAGGAATATGCAAAGATGGGTTGCCCAGCAGAGGATGGGGCGAAGTATCCCTTAATTTCTGAGACAACCCGTCTAACTCTGCCAGTACCCGCCCCATATGTATATTGGCATCGATGCCCTCTTTCGGTCTGCCGCCGTGAGCAGCTTTACCGGTGGTGATAAATTCAAAAAGCCCGAATCCCATATGCGCCAGGCATATGTCAAGCTCAGTCGGTTCGGTGACAATTGATGCATCAGTTTGATATTTCTCGAGCAGGCGTTCGGTACCAATACTTCCATATTCTTCATCGGCGACAAAAGCAATAATCAGATCGCCTTTAAGCTCTGTTTTATTCTCAACAATGGCCTTGATCATAGTGAGGGTGGCAGCAATACTTCCCTTCATATCCTGCGCACCCCGCCCAAAAAGCCTGCCATCAGAAATCGATGCTGAGAATGGGTCCTCCATATTGTGCACACCAACGGTATCCATATGCGCGTTAATCATTAAAGACCGACCGCCACCGCTTCCTTTTAGAATTCCTGTCACGTTAACACGTCCTGGTTCCAACCGGTCGATCTCTGGTGCCAGGTTCATGGTGCGCAGGGTTTGTGCCAGG
It encodes:
- a CDS encoding ArgE/DapE family deacylase yields the protein MSINLDKRYLIETLQQLVQINSVNPMLVPGAPGEEEIGAFLAQTLRTMNLAPEIDRLEPGRVNVTGILKGSGGGRSLMINAHMDTVGVHNMEDPFSASISDGRLFGRGAQDMKGSIAATLTMIKAIVENKTELKGDLIIAFVADEEYGSIGTERLLEKYQTDASIVTEPTELDICLAHMGFGLFEFITTGKAAHGGRPKEGIDANIHMGRVLAELDGLSQKLRDTSPHPLLGNPSLHIPVINGGSEPFTYAETCKMQLERRTLPGETLGEVLSEFNAIIKKLSAQDDTFKATIKPVLWRDPYESNKTNKIVTALFGSVRDVTGREPSYIGHSWWEDSGLIGKSGIDTVIIGPKGAGLHTSKEWVDIQSVLDLAGILLKVTMKFCS